The Ziziphus jujuba cultivar Dongzao chromosome 5, ASM3175591v1 genome segment TGACTTCCACTTTTGTCCAGCTAATTTTTTGCTCATTTTGATATCTAAGCTATATATAGAGTCTCACTGTTAGTCTTTATTTGATCTTTTATCAATTTAGCAAGTGGAAGTGGCATGTACATGTCATGTGCTTCATTATTCAGGGGTAGGGTTGATAATTTTTAGGGATCAAAgtgagaagagaaaaaaataattcaggAACTAAATTAGAATTACACTATAATTTAAAGATTAACCGTAATAAAAACTCAACaagttttggaaaaaataaaaaattgaaaagtttatatgcatttgaaaaaaaaaatatatttcttatcataatatagaaaaaaaaatccattttacagaatgaattaaataacaaataaaaaccaatatatGCGTCATTTTAtcattgtaaaaatatatttatgttaaataatttattttcaaaacagattattttagaaagtttgaatattatactttgaaaataattaaaaaattaatttttttaaaattaattaattttttttataaaaatctaaattaatactaaaaaagagagaaatatcTAATCTTGTAAgtaaaagaagaaattgataatttttattcgTTTCAAATAAGTTTTgatctattttataataaataaaataaaataactattcatataaacaattgtaaattaacataaaaaaataaaaataaaactttacaaatttatttatttattgctcatgtcaattttcaaatttatttaatgaatttcagaaacaaattttaaattttgtgaacaaTTATGATAAGCAATGTTCTTTCCATATCTTTTAATATttgtagagatttttttttaaatgtttttttattctttttaacatttattttaaaaatttagggTAAATTAGATAATTAGTCCCTAAACTCTATAGCTAATTACAAATCGataatattttcttctaaaattgtaatattattaaaaataattaaaaataatattttcttctaaaattgtaatattattaattttaataattaataattgataatattttaacaaaaagtttatctaaaagtaattaatatattgatgatatatattaaaaataataatttattcagaaaaacatttaaaatatagtttgttaaaaaaggtattattttattaaaaaacatattaaaattatatatatatatatatatatatatatttttacaaaaatgcaaaaaataatattttcctaaaaaatattaaaattaacattttcttcaaaaaatatttaaataatatttgttttctttaaaattatatatgccCGATATCCGAACCTCAAGATCTGCGGTGAAGGATTCTCAGTTATCacctctttttccttcttttttttataagtttatgGTCAATTCTGtagatatcaaattttttaatcgaaattttaataattaattacgtaacatattattaataatattaaattaatattattatattttcataaaaaaataatttttttaaaacatattaaatcataaatattaaaattttaataaaaaaatttgatcattCTCTATTTATCCTAATTCTATGTTTATTCCCACGTTCAAATAGTAATTaaccaagaaaaaaacaaaagttccATCTGCAATTTTATTCTCTGCTCTCCATTTTAGATCATCATCAAGTGCTATATTATGTGACAAACAGCAATTAAATTTGTACATAATTTTCTCGCATAAACAACACTTACATTTGActccaatttattattttcttttcttgtttgcttttttgattttcttaggAAAGTGgtatttaggaaaaatataaTGGGTAAATTCTCTAGTACAAAGACAAATGATCAAGTTGACGACTTCTTGACGAATCCCATTCCTCCTTTTCAATACAGTTGCTGGAAACTAAGTTTCCAAAAGGGAAACATGGAATtccaaataacaaaaaattattattattattattattattcacttttctttttcctttcccaTGTACATCTGCAAAGAAGAACACCAGAAAGTGAAAAATCACCACTCTATCGAGAGTAATGAAACCTTGGATTAAAGATAGTAACAACAAAAATGGGATAAAAGATAGCATGTACAAAAATTAGACAACCAAAGTTCACAGCCAACTTCCACTCAACAATATATGCAGCAGTCAGCTTTGCACAACCCTGCCTCATTGACAACTTACAATTCACTCCTCAGATTCCACTGTTGCATTGTCATCTACAGGTGATTCCAACGGCGGCAACACCTCTGAACATATTGGATCCAACCATGGTCGGAATGCTCCTTCCTGGGACAAATTCTGACCAGATTTGCACCAATTATACACATCAGAAATGTCACCAGGTTTAATTACATTAACCACAAATCTCATGTaggcataaacataaataaatacctCCATACACACAAATTCTTACATCCTTATACATACCCACTCTGACAAAAATACAATTGAATTAAGTAACTTACATTttgattcccaaaaaaaaaaaaaaaaaagttaattttttttttttttttttttgggttcttttgaCTTCAATAAACAAGATTGtttaatgatgattttaaagatCCAAAGAATTTTCAAGGAAATTTGAGAGTTTTCAGAATCaaagaaaagcaaataaaaaaatactaaaaaaaattttgagatggaaaaaaaaaaaaatgcacacaAATGAGAAAGTATTCAAGAAATATAGGATATAGgccatttcaaaaaaaatattttaagttgAAAACTGCTTGAATTCAGACCAAACAGGCCCCTGTTCCAAAACTTAAGACTATTGTCCAAAATATTgcattacaataaaaaatcctGCAAAATACAAACTGAGTTGCATTCTCTTAATGGATGTCAGTTTGACCACATAACATATAAACGACCACATAAAGAGAGAGGTTGGGAAGCAAAGTTCTGACCCAATCTACAGCCCCCTCTGTTTTCTCACACTACTTCCCAAGTTTTTAGAAATTTACTTCCAAGCCAAGGTGCAATCTTCCGTTCAGAATAGTATgaatatcacacacacacacacacacacacaaatacatATACAACACTGGTTTTTAGACACCACCTAGTAGCTTCCAAGTGCTGCACCAAAACATCAACAAGATCCACAACCTATCATTTAACTTCTTCCGGTCAGAATAGTATGAATATCAAACACGTGaacaaaaagagggaaaaaatcaAGGAGACCTCGCAATGCTACCTATCTATCCTCTTCAACAAACGGACCTCGCAATGCTATCTATCTATCCTCTTCAACAAACGGTTTGTCTGTGAactaaaaggaagaaaaatattacCCTTTAAATAACTaatacaaattataaaaaataaaataatttaccttCAACCAGTAGAAAAATCCACGTAGAAGATTCAAAGTTCTAAGTTGATCACCTCTTgctaaatcaattttttctgCAAGATCTGcaatattgaaaaagaaaacgaaaataaTAGTAACATGGAAGAAACCATGCTAAAGAAAGAACTTGCATGCCAAAGAAACCATGTCAGAtgcatgaacaaaaaaataaaaataaaaaattgacacaaccaagaaaaagcaaaaataccAACCCGTACACCAATCAAGATATGATTGGGCAATGGAGTCtgatttatatgattttgtcACACTACGCAAAGTTCTATCTCGCACTATAGGCTTTCGACAAGATGCTTCTTTCAAAAGATTTTTACACTCATTCGAGTCATAGGGCCTTTTAAGAATCTCCATAAGCTTCTCTCTAAACTGGGAGTGACTGGTAGTAAGACTTCCATCACATGTCCAGTCGTCAGCTTCTATCTTTTTAAGTCCAAACAAGAACAGAATAAGCTATCAGGAATGGAAAATATTGTTGATcagatatataaaattacataaaaaaataacaatgcatgtacatatgtatgcatatatgcGTGTTTGTGTTTGCGTATGTCAAGTCAGAACATAAATAAATGAGACCAAAGTTGCAGCAGAATACATACACGCTCATGAAATGGTCTTGCAGATACAAATGGAGTATAACCTTCATTACAATATGGATCCTTATCCATTGCAATTACTTTTAAATCAGAGTCACTCTTCTCATCCTCATCAACTATCAGTGGGTTATCAGATGGACCTACAGATACTACTTCACAATCTATTGTATGACCATTCAAATACTTCAAATAGGAAATTTCTCCATCAGATTCAGCATTACCAGTGCTGTCTTGCTTAGCCGAACAAGTAGCCTTTGAACCAGATGTCATATTAGAAAACCCTTGCATCCTAATAGAAACAGGACCTGAGCATTTCTTATTTGCATTCCTCTTCACTGCCCTTCTTCTACGAACCACTTCATTAGAAGCTTCCAGTGCTTCTTTCAATGTTCTTGGGTTTTCACAATCTTCTATACTATTCGTGATCCTCATATTTTCTCTACCAGAAATCCCACTCAAACTTCTTTGAACTCTAGTCTTCCCATTCACTGAACAGCTCTTCAAAGTTTTTTCAGTTTCTAAATAGAGCATGTCTTGAGGACCAGAATCTTTCTCGTACATTATGGGATCCAGAATCTCACCGCCAACAAAAGCCTCCAGTACATAGGAGTTTTCATCGTTCTTCACATTTTCTAAGAATACCTTATAATCAGGATCTACATCATCATGTACATCACCCACAGATCTACCATCACTTTGGGACTTTCCATCTCCAAGCAAGTTTCTTAAGCATTCCTCATAACTAGAATCGCAATCATGACCATCATCACCAATTTCATCCACAGATCTAGCATCATTACAGGACTTTTCACCTTCCGTtaagtattttaaataatttacataATCAGAATCGTCTTCATTACTATCACCATCAACATCATCACTAACTTCTTGCACAGATGTAGCAGCATCAGTACTGGACCGCACACCTTCCGTTAAGTATGCTACATAATCAGAATCgttctcatcatcttcatcacaCACATCATCCAGGGATATTATTTCCTCAGCTCGTATTGTGTTTCTAACACCACCTGCAGATGTTACTTCTTCGAcatgcattttgttttttactctTGTTCTCCCTGGGGCATTGCCACTTGACTTTCGCTTGGAATTTTGATTTGCAGCTAACACATTTAACTTTCTCCTCAACCGCCTGTTCAACCTCGAATCATCCTTAAAATCATCAAAACAACCTTGCTGAAGCACCAGCCCCTCAAATGTCCGAGCCTTTTTGCTACCTGAACTGGTACCCATTTGAGCTCACAAACAATCACACTACTCCAAACTATCCAactgtttattattattctttttttcccttttccctAAAGAAAATTCTTTCTTCAATGGGTAAAAGTTTCTGCTTTCTCACCAGTACAGAACTGTAATGTACAGagcaaaaaccaaaagaaacaaccattaaaggaaaaaaaaaaaaaaaaaagaaggaagggTTAGATCATAAAGCTAAGGAATACCCTAATTTGATTGAAGAaagaaatacaagaaaaatCAATCAAAACCCACAAATTTTAAACCTTTCATTCTATAAGAAAAACTCCACTAATCTAAACCCAAAAACTTCTACACTCACAACGACAAgataaaatccatatttacagcACAATGAAAACTTTCCCGCGCTTTTCTTGGAAACCAAACGGGAGTTGGGGGGGGTTAAGTTAAAAGAGATAATGGTCTTACCTGGTTAGAAGATGGAGGGGTAAAAAGTGTGAAACATCGGCAACCCAAGGATTAAACTTTTGCGAAGGTAGAGAGAAAGTTGAAGCGCGTGCATTTTGTAAAAAGCCGgtgtagtagtagtagtagtagtagcgGTGGTGGTGTGAAAGACGAACCGACCTCGCGTTGCTGTTTTCGGTAAAATCTTTCTGGTCCGACCGATAAAGATTTTGctgacgattttttttttttttttttttttttttgaattgacgATTTTGTAGATTTTTTAGGTTTTATCCCAAACGTTTAGGGTTTAATATACTTAAAAATccctaattttaaaaaataataataataattatctgCGATTATGAAGTTTGACTCAAGTGTGACTTGGCTGTCCACCTATTATGCAAACATGGATTtcgatattttattttatatttttttgaaaaaagaaaaacaaatcctACAATGTGCGTTTCAATGGGAAGCCCCAGTTTCTTGACACTTGCTAAGTTGTTTGTAAGcggtagtttttttatttatttatttaaattagatatttattatttaatatttatttatctattattttattaaattgtttattagtGGTAGTTTAGTTGTTTTCTAATTCTTAGTCATTATACTATTTTACTTGCCATTAATCATTAGATACGTTAAAATTTCAAAGTATATGataattatattcaatttatatggtaatttataagtttaaattgataatattgGATATGCATGGATAAAATttagtaaattaataaattttcacaGATAAATTGCTTATCAATACCCAATAAGAAAGATGTTTTTACAATTATAaatcattataattttaaaaatataaaacaaataggtttatttttgcaattttttctaATAagatcatattattatttgaaaactaagtcaaatttgaatttataaatttgtataAGTTTTTCTCAAGTTAGCACATTGAGCGAtaagttataaaataatttagtaaataaatttgagtTTATCTATTTCTACATTAAAGTTTAATAGTCATGTAGGTGAATTAAATTGCATGTTAATATGACATAATACAATATAAATACGATTCAACATGATATGTTGTCAGAACTACAAAAGATATTTCGTAggtaatagaaaaaaaaatatatatatatatatagatacattgaTAACTTCTTGTTATGTTATAATGTAGTTGTctcaaatttttagaaaaagtttagtgtattttccttttaataGGATAAGTGATGGTCGTATTGAAGGATTTTTGTCTTATCTTATAAATCATTTTCCCCAAAATATCAAGCTAAACTGGAAACTAGGAGGTAATTCTCTTAAAGTACTCGGGGCAAAGGCGTGTATACTAGCTTACTAGCTTTAGTAGCTTGTGTACTAGCTTCTTAAAGGAAGCAGCGGCTACGTAGaagtttaaattattgttaaactATATTTAGTTTGTATATTTTGTAATCCATAAGGTGTcaattgtatatatacacaaatacatCAATGAGTAATCATCACTTTGCCATATGGAAGTTGTTAATtcaatattatttgattaatattttgcgTATTATTTCTCATATGATATCAAAGCCAACAATATAAGAAGTTTTAGATTCAAAACTCAAGttcaaatccaaaaaaaatgaaCCTACATGTAAACGAGAATGttagagaaaaaatatataaagaaaaaaaaatgaaaatccatATCCCAGCAGTttaagcttttgaaaaaaatggtAATTCAATGTGGTCCTAGACAAGTTTGTCAACTTTATGGAATTCCAGATCATACAGTAGTTAAATGCTATCGCAAGTTTTATGAGATTATAATGGTCCTCCCacaaataatgcaaataattatttttattatgcatAACCAGATATAATTGTTAATCAAAAATGGCTTATGGATAGTGGAGCTACTAGAATACCTATTGTTATGCACATTAAGTATTTGGATATAGTCATTAATTTAAACCATAGATTATTATGAGTTATATTAACTTCCCATTTACCCACAGCACTTTATGCCCCTATCATTAGATTATTTCCACTAAAATACACTTAGCTGCAAAGTTCTTACAAACTTCAAAGGCAACAGGTCTAAAAATGTTAAGATTGTGTAtactttatatttaaaatatcacAGTTCCACACTTGAATGGTATGAGATTGGACACCAAGTGGCTTTCGTAGTAAGATAACATATCAGTACCTTGCATTTACCCACATTTACTCTGGTGACATTACACTAGTTCATTTATGTTTATCACAATCCATCCCAGTgtattatttactaattttatattttttacttaCCTCCCATGCTTCAGGGTGTTACATGTTATAATGCCAACAAAcactgtatttattttatatacaataatttttaatatttatgaagtatTTTGTTAACATTTGTatactttattaaatatttcatatacaaaaattatttattatttttttaattttttcaatattttcatcaacatagatatttttatcaaattatatactCAACATTTTGGTCGATATCGACATTTTTACCATTGctcaaaactatatattaacATACTATCCAATGCacaaacttaatatatatatatatatacacacacatatatataattaataataaaattattgattttgaaaaaaatcaattaattataatttttcttataataattaattacggTATTGTCATTAACTTTGTCAAAATATGATTGatactttataaatatttatttatatatatatatatatatatatgcttgataACAATTCAGTTTATATGCTTTATCGACAAAGaactgaaaaaaagaaaaaaaatccaatcatATACAGAGAAGTTTTTGAGAGttgagacaaaaagaaaaagagaagttttttgaattacaatatacaatatattttaatatactctccctctctctctctctctctctctatatatatatatatatatatatattaataaggaAGAGATGATTTGATGTACTTGAGCTACCGATATACCTGTttcttggaaagaaaaattaaacgatgagtttaaatttttatttttcgatAATCTAAATTTAGAACCTTTCATGTGAgattatgatttttcttttttttttttttttgaaaaagagaaTATTGTTTGTTAATAAGCATGTAATAATGTTTCTCCAATATGAAAATGACCAACTGATGAAAAACCAAGgcgaaaatttgaaaaaattctaattaaattttcGCCGaggttttaccaa includes the following:
- the LOC107421105 gene encoding uncharacterized protein LOC107421105 isoform X6 produces the protein MGTSSGSKKARTFEGLVLQQGCFDDFKDDSRLNRRLRRKLNVLAANQNSKRKSSGNAPGRTRVKNKMHVEEVTSAGGVRNTIRAEEIISLDDVCDEDDENDSDYVAYLTEGVRSSTDAATSVQEVSDDVDGDSNEDDSDYVNYLKYLTEGEKSCNDARSVDEIGDDGHDCDSSYEECLRNLLGDGKSQSDGRSVGDVHDDVDPDYKVFLENVKNDENSYVLEAFVGGEILDPIMYEKDSGPQDMLYLETEKTLKSCSVNGKTRVQRSLSGISGRENMRITNSIEDCENPRTLKEALEASNEVVRRRRAVKRNANKKCSGPVSIRMQGFSNMTSGSKATCSAKQDSTGNAESDGEISYLKYLNGHTIDCEVVSVGPSDNPLIVDEDEKSDSDLKVIAMDKDPYCNEGYTPFVSARPFHERKLTTGHVMEVLLPVTPSLERSLWRFLKGPMTRMSVKIF
- the LOC107421105 gene encoding uncharacterized protein LOC107421105 isoform X5, which gives rise to MGTSSGSKKARTFEGLVLQQGCFDDFKDDSRLNRRLRRKLNVLAANQNSKRKSSGNAPGRTRVKNKMHVEEVTSAGGVRNTIRAEEIISLDDVCDEDDENDSDYVAYLTEGVRSSTDAATSVQEVSDDVDGDSNEDDSDYVNYLKYLTEGEKSCNDARSVDEIGDDGHDCDSSYEECLRNLLGDGKSQSDGRSVGDVHDDVDPDYKVFLENVKNDENSYVLEAFVGGEILDPIMYEKDSGPQDMLYLETEKTLKSCSVNGKTRVQRSLSGISGRENMRITNSIEDCENPRTLKEALEASNEVVRRRRAVKRNANKKCSGPVSIRMQGFSNMTSGSKATCSAKQDSTGPSDNPLIVDEDEKSDSDLKVIAMDKDPYCNEGYTPFVSARPFHERLILFLFGLKKIEADDWTCDGSLTTSHSQFREKLMEILKRPYDSNECKNLLKEASCRKPIVRDRTLRSVTKSYKSDSIAQSYLDWCTDLAEKIDLARGDQLRTLNLLRGFFYWLKNLSQEGAFRPWLDPICSEVLPPLESPVDDNATVESEE
- the LOC107421105 gene encoding uncharacterized protein LOC107421105 isoform X4 is translated as MGTSSGSKKARTFEGLVLQQGCFDDFKDDSRLNRRLRRKLNVLAANQNSKRKSSGNAPGRTRVKNKMHVEEVTSAGGVRNTIRAEEIISLDDVCDEDDENDSDYVAYLTEGVRSSTDAATSVQEVSDDVDGDSNEDDSDYVNYLKYLTEGEKSCNDARSVDEIGDDGHDCDSSYEECLRNLLGDGKSQSDGRSVGDVHDDVDPDYKVFLENVKNDENSYVLEAFVGGEILDPIMYEKDSGPQDMLYLETEKTLKSCSVNGKTRVQRSLSGISGRENMRITNSIEDCENPRTLKEALEASNEVVRRRRAVKRNANKKCSGPVSIRMQGFSNMTSGSKATCSAKQDSTGNAESDGEISYLKYLNGHTIDCEVVSVGPSDNPLIVDEDEKSDSDLKVIAMDKDPYCNEGYTPFVSARPFHERLILFLFGLKKIEADDWTCDGSLTTSHSQFREKLMEILKRPYDSNECKNLLKEASCRKPIVRDRTLRSVTKSYKSDSIAQSYLDWCTDLAEKIDLARGDQLRTLNLLRGFFYWLKTNRLLKRIDR
- the LOC107421105 gene encoding uncharacterized protein LOC107421105 isoform X1, coding for MGTSSGSKKARTFEGLVLQQGCFDDFKDDSRLNRRLRRKLNVLAANQNSKRKSSGNAPGRTRVKNKMHVEEVTSAGGVRNTIRAEEIISLDDVCDEDDENDSDYVAYLTEGVRSSTDAATSVQEVSDDVDGDSNEDDSDYVNYLKYLTEGEKSCNDARSVDEIGDDGHDCDSSYEECLRNLLGDGKSQSDGRSVGDVHDDVDPDYKVFLENVKNDENSYVLEAFVGGEILDPIMYEKDSGPQDMLYLETEKTLKSCSVNGKTRVQRSLSGISGRENMRITNSIEDCENPRTLKEALEASNEVVRRRRAVKRNANKKCSGPVSIRMQGFSNMTSGSKATCSAKQDSTGNAESDGEISYLKYLNGHTIDCEVVSVGPSDNPLIVDEDEKSDSDLKVIAMDKDPYCNEGYTPFVSARPFHERLILFLFGLKKIEADDWTCDGSLTTSHSQFREKLMEILKRPYDSNECKNLLKEASCRKPIVRDRTLRSVTKSYKSDSIAQSYLDWCTDLAEKIDLARGDQLRTLNLLRGFFYWLKNLSQEGAFRPWLDPICSEVLPPLESPVDDNATVESEE
- the LOC107421105 gene encoding uncharacterized protein LOC107421105 isoform X3, with product MGTSSGSKKARTFEGLVLQQGCFDDFKDDSRLNRRLRRKLNVLAANQNSKRKSSGNAPGRTRVKNKMHVEEVTSAGGVRNTIRAEEIISLDDVCDEDDENDSDYVAYLTEGVRSSTDAATSVQEVSDDVDGDSNEDDSDYVNYLKYLTEGEKSCNDARSVDEIGDDGHDCDSSYEECLRNLLGDGKSQSDGRSVGDVHDDVDPDYKVFLENVKNDENSYVLEAFVGGEILDPIMYEKDSGPQDMLYLETEKTLKSCSVNGKTRVQRSLSGISGRENMRITNSIEDCENPRTLKEALEASNEVVRRRRAVKRNANKKCSGPVSIRMQGFSNMTSGSKATCSAKQDSTGNAESDGEISYLKYLNGHTIDCEVVSVGPSDNPLIVDEDEKSDSDLKVIAMDKDPYCNEGYTPFVSARPFHERLILFLFGLKKIEADDWTCDGSLTTSHSQFREKLMEILKRPYDSNECKNLLKEASCRKPIVRDRTLRSVTKSYKSDSIAQSYLDWCTDLAEKIDLARGDQLRTLNLLRGFFYWLKFTDKPFVEEDR
- the LOC107421105 gene encoding uncharacterized protein LOC107421105 isoform X2 — translated: MGTSSGSKKARTFEGLVLQQGCFDDFKDDSRLNRRLRRKLNVLAANQNSKRKSSGNAPGRTRVKNKMHVEEVTSAGGVRNTIRAEEIISLDDVCDEDDENDSDYVAYLTEGVRSSTDAATSVQEVSDDVDGDSNEDDSDYVNYLKYLTEGEKSCNDARSVDEIGDDGHDCDSSYEECLRNLLGDGKSQSDGRSVGDVHDDVDPDYKVFLENVKNDENSYVLEAFVGGEILDPIMYEKDSGPQDMLYLETEKTLKSCSVNGKTRVQRSLSGISGRENMRITNSIEDCENPRTLKEALEASNEVVRRRRAVKRNANKKCSGPVSIRMQGFSNMTSGSKATCSAKQDSTGNAESDGEISYLKYLNGHTIDCEVVSVGPSDNPLIVDEDEKSDSDLKVIAMDKDPYCNEGYTPFVSARPFHERIEADDWTCDGSLTTSHSQFREKLMEILKRPYDSNECKNLLKEASCRKPIVRDRTLRSVTKSYKSDSIAQSYLDWCTDLAEKIDLARGDQLRTLNLLRGFFYWLKNLSQEGAFRPWLDPICSEVLPPLESPVDDNATVESEE